The DNA window AAATTTGCATCGTATATATCTGATTGCCTCCCTTAAGGAATGGAACTACCGTGGAACTTTTCGCAAGGAGGCGCTTTAGTAGATATCATGCggaatctctgcacagtaaggacacatttcagcattcttactgcacaaATCTTCCACGTGATTTTCATTGTACTTTCCACTGCGGTCCTTATTGCTGCAGTAGGTGGCTGTGTGTTTACAATTAgagcaattcatgacccgcggtacaaacagacggaCGGGCAGACGAACCAGGTAAAGCGGTTCCAGCGAacgtcacccgataagagtttgattggttGTATGTTTTCAAACCATCTCCCACGATTAACACTGAATTCAAACATTTGCAATGCCATATTTTCTCCGACTGAAATAAGCGATCTCTACAACAGCCAACCCCGCACTACAGCAGATCCTtgcatgtcaaactctcatcgttgACAACACCTTCAATTTCTACCCTTGCAGCTGGAATATATACATTACAATCTCGCGTAAAGTTCTCACAACAAGCAATATTATTCGCCTGCCTTGAGTTTACTCAAAATCCCTTAGTGGATCCTTAAAATTTTGGTCACATCCGAGAACCGTTCATTCAAATCTTTGAAAAGTTACTCTAATATTTGTATCTTAAACCTGATTATTTTCATTAGAACAACTATTCAAATCTTATAACTTTTTAGCAACACTGTTTCGAAGCCAGCAAATTTACTCTTCGAGCGTAATATCCGGTGTCAATATTAAGTGTTTTTCTTATAAGCATTAAACAGTAGGAATTGATAATGTCGATGTTACAGTTTCTCATGTCCCCAACAAGGGCGCCAAACCTGAGGGGGCACTAAAATCTTAATAtactttataaaataagtgaggttaagtcataaaataagtcaggaGTAACATTCCCAGGTACACACAAAATTACTGTCTGAAAGTCGtgctgaaaaagaaagccaaagcagACAGCAAAAAGGCGCATAACTGAGACTCTACCAAAGGCTCCAGAAGACTACATTACGGTTCCGTTAGTCCGGAATAAACAACGAACAAGACAGACttaaaatttcaacaaaagtagcaaaaattattgcaaacgTTTTCCGCTCGTTTTCGCAGTTTCAtaggcagagatgccagatttgcagacatgtctgcaaattcacagacttttaattttagctgcagatttttcgatgacgcagatatttgcagattttttaatttgattgcagatatttacagttttttttagtttggttgcatatattcagatttttgaaaatagagGCCTTTGGTTACACTAGTTTCAAATTACAGCTTTATTTACTTTAGGCATTTTTGGTACTtcacagacttttaaaattaatgTTGCAGACATTTGGaaaaagtatctggcatctctgttcaTAGGCACAAACAGAAACGGAAATGTgtttatgggcagtaaagcaggccacctttttaaagctgtagcaaaaatcgtagagtaagctagatcaattatcaGCGAGAAGATAACCCTATACCGTAGCATGAAAATTGAAGTCTCCTCGATGCCGGGAGGAGTTTCGTAATATCACAAAATTGCTGATTCCCAGCTTAGGTCCAACCAATCCTACACTAAGTTAAATACCTCTAATCTCTGGTTGACATGTCACATAAGATTTctggtgttcctggaagcgttGTTGTTTCTTCTCAATTGTCTAAAACCAGGCgctgtttgcttcggatttgtggcagaGCTTTCTATTGTTAGTATATATGGCGGCTtttcgagagagagagagagagagagagagaaaaaaaaatattgttacaaAGACCCATTTGCTTGTAAAACAACCGATCATGCAGACGATTTTGATCGAAGAATACGCAAAGCACTCTCGCTCGATGTGATTGTCACTGAAAAGCTTCGCTCACAGGAGCAaacagcgatgccacatgttttttttttgaaatgtctgtagaagaataactaaaatgtctgtaaaaatctgtagatggttgtgtaaatcctagtttcattaaaattttactttaaaaatagattgaaagtagaattctattgtgaaggaatcactcgtattcgaaaacagttattctaGCGCAATTTTAATAAACACTATTAcctttttaaaagtctgtagatctctggctacgtctgtaggagacatcaaaagtctgtaaaatacagatatgtctgtaaatctggcatcgctggaaGCAAGAGGAAAACAGCAAATCCAGTCCCTCAGTAGATCCACGTATGTCAAGTTCAAATCAATAACTACACCATTGATCTCAACTTTGTATGCGGGCATGTAGAGGCGTTAGTTGTTCATAAAAAtgacgtcatttgtttgctctagaaaaaatatcacaattctgagcttacaGGAGTTTTTTAAATACATGTTTAAAATCGTCGAAAATTGGGCGATTACATatcttttctatatgaaaagAGCCAAAAGTACGCCAAATTTAAGTCGACAAATTATTTATCGCTTCACCCTTCAACTCTTGGATTGTTTCATTGCAACAATCCGTTCTCGGATTCAGCTCAAACATAGCTGATTAAAGGTTTAAAGGATCAGCTGTTGCAACTACATGACGTCAATTTATCACATTATTCTCCCGCACTAATTACACTAGACATGCCATTGTAAATTTCACCTGTAGCAGACTAACAGCACCCATTCATACTAACCGTTTAACCACTAACCCGATTTGAGTTCAAATGTTCCTGTTCCATATACATTCTCTTGGCCCCCTTCTAAACATTATCAATCTTTTTGTGTCCCATATCACGAGGGTCTAAAACATTTCctcgtttttcttcttctcccTCTCTCCTCCATCTTCTTCCCAAATGTTGTTGTTGGATGTCTGCTCGCAAAAACCAACAACCCCCACGAACAGTCCAAACTGAACTGCGAAGTACTCCTGGATGACCTGGCGTTCGAGGTACGGTGGGCCGTCGCCGGCGAGAGCATCGTCATCCAGCTGGTGGCCAAATTAGGTGAGTAGATTTAGATCgacgacaaaaaaaaacatatctTACGCAACGGGTCTTTGATTGACGGGCTGGTGCTTGAGTGAAATGACCGACTCTGGCCTTGGCCGTGGATTTCAATAGGTAATTGGGGTGACTTTGCACAAAATTGACCCCGAGTTTGGCCGGGTCCAAGGCTCTCGGCTACTCAACGGTTTCAGTTACGGTTGTTTTCCGAAGTAATCCGGTCATTGCAGCTCAATCCGTGATGGTTTTACTTGATCGGATCGAGTCATCACGTAACTTGATTATTCAATGCAGTTTTTTCCTTCCGTACGCGCGTCGTCTGCAATGAGAGGATAATTTATGTCTTCGATGCAGGAAATCCAAACCGATGCGGATAATGAGTATGGACACGGACGCCAACATGATGTGATTTTCGTTTCACTGCTTGGGGAGTTTCGAAACATTCGTCTCTTAACCTTAATGACACCACACGACACGACGTTCGGTTTGCAAAGGTCATTGGGAAATTTGCTGGCAGCGTCTAGCATCATAAGAAAGTGGTACTGTCACGTAATCAAGATCGCTTGTCGGGTACCGATAAATGTTCCAATCTACTCACATAATAAACAAGTCAACAACGTCGCGAGGTGACGGTTTATTACACTCGCAAACCGCACACCATTCCAGTCAGCAACGCCGGCGGCTGAATAGTTTAACACTTTATGCCCACTCGCGCAATCTGATCCCGGGAATACATGTCGGAGGGGTATGTTTAACGACATTGTAATTAAAGTGCGTTGACACCGTAGCGATTATCTAATTATTACTCAACCGCCAGATGATGCTGCATTACGAGCACCGCTCACTTACAAAACGAATTACTGTTTCCTTTTTTGTATCTACCTGGGGTCTGATCGTCTTTTCTATTTCGCAGAGGATGGCGAGTACATGGCCTTTGGTATCTCGCCGGATAGCGCAAAAAGTGTGATGGTTGGAGCCGATGCAGCTGTGGTCTGGGTTGACAAAGCTACCGGTAAAGGGTACGCTCAGGACTACTATCTAGATGCCAAGTCCCAGTGCTCCGGTTCTCGTGGAAGTTGTCCAGATACTCGAATCAGCGAAAACAGCAACTCAATTCGCCTGCTGAATGCTGCCATGGTTAATGGCTATTCCATCGTCACCTATCAACGTCCACTACGAGCAACAGATCACCTCGATCTACCAATATTTACCAACATATCTCAGGCTATCGTTTGGGCTATCGGACCACTGAATCAACGATACGAGGTATCCTATCATTCTCAGTTCCTCAAAAACAACAAGTTGGTCGACTTTGGACGACAGCCCTACTGGAACTGTCCAACGCCTGAATCCGACCAGCAGAAAGCGGCGCAAGAAAGTCCCCAGCAACGACCCGGAACTTCGGAACCCAACCGGCGGGCTGATGCGATGCAGCGACCCAGGGCACCCGCGACAGCACGGCCCGCAGCAAAACCGGGCGCCTGGGAAATCCCACCGATTCAATGCGACGAACCGGATGATGGTGTCTTCTACGCTCAGATGGGACCGACCGGTGGCAAGCAGGGGTATCCTTCGATTACCGGTGAGTGAGATTTAATGTGGTTGCTTTGTACCCTCGTAGGATCGAAGTCTTCTTTTGAATATTGAACTAACCGTGATCGTATACTCAACAGGTCACGTTGGTTGGGGTGTTTCCTGGTACATCAATGGGTTGCTGATTCCGGAGATCAACGTAGTACGCGGAAGAACCTATACATTTGTTACCGAAGGTGGACATGATTCGGAGGTGCCAGCCAAGTACCATCCGTTCTATATTACCGATGATCCTGTCGGTGGATATCATCACCAAGAAGAGGACGTCAGAAAGGTTAACCTTTATCTCGGATATATAGTAAAAATGTTCTAAACTTTCCCCTCTCATTTTAGAACATCACTATCTTTGCCGGAGTCCAACAGGATCGCAACGGGAACCTTATTCCAACCGGTGTTGGCCGTCTATGCAACTGGGTTCCGAATCCGGATGGACCACCAGCCGACTCGTATCCCTCATTTGGAGCATACCAGCGTTCTCTGACGTTGAAGTGTGATAATGGAGAGCCAGGGTTCATCAGCTGGACGCCAGATGCAAACACCCCGGATACGGTGTACTATCAATGTTTTACTCATCGTTATCTTGGGTGGCGTATCAATGTGCATGATTCTTGCGATATTGCAGCTGCCAGTGAAATCGACGAAGTGTACGCAGAACCTGACGATGACAGAATCAACGCGGAACCTTCGATTCGGCACGAATCGAAGTTGCTCCCATCGGATACCTTCCTACAACAGCACGAAAACTTTATTCAGCAATCAAGTGAGAAAGATGTGatcaaaaatcacaaaatgaACGAAGAGCAAGCGAAAGACGATCCCAAACTAGACCTGGAAAACGATCCGGAAATGACAAAAATCATCGAAGAAGGCATCCGAGCAGCGGAAGATTTGGAGGAAAAGCTGAAAAGCAACCAAACCTACGGTAACTACAGCGTACACGAGCAAGGTCCATCTCAAACCGAGGTTGTTCATTCCGCCAAACCGGTGCTGTCCTCTTCCGGACTACCGGTATATTTACGACCTCCCAACAGTGGTCCAATATTCCGCCCGGTAAAGTTACCAATGCGTCGACCAATCGCCGTCGAAAGACGGCCCATCAACGGACGCCCGAATCGCCCTTTCAACATCCCACAACCCTCCATGATCATCAACCATTACCAGAAACCGATGAGCCCACTGATGCGACCATTTATGCAGAAAAACAAACTCCCATTGAAAGCCATCGCCCCCATCCTGCTGTTAGGGGAACCGACGGAGATCAAACCATTCCGTAAAGTGCCACCACCTCAATCGATGGAAATGGTAGTCATTAAACCTACCAAAACAGCCCAGTACATGATCCCGGAAATGTCACCCCATCTCAGCATGGGGATGAAAATGGTGGAACAAAATCCCATTAGCCTCCCGATCCGGTACAACAGGCGACCGATCATGAAGGAACCCCTGAACATTAAACCGATCTTTAAGATGCCTTACGATATCCACGAGAACAAAACACCGGTGGACCAACCGCCGAATGCAGGATTCGAACCAAGTTCGGTTGTGGTGGAGAGTggtttcaaaccaatttatcgTCGGAAAGGCGAAACAAACGCCGAGTTCGATGACCAGATGCGACATCATGGGAATTTGATTCAACGTCGGCAGGACTACGATATCGATGAAGCCATCGAAAGTGATGCACTGATGATCGGAAGTGGAGAGCCTCAGCGGCAGGCTTTTGAGCCGATGTTTATCCCTTCGCCCCTGGACAGTATGGCAATGGCGCAAAAGTCGGCTGAAGTTGACGGGAAAAAGGATGTGGTGGGCAGCAGATTAGAGCATTTGAGTGGCGATTTGAAACAAATGAACGTGGAGGTGGGCGAAGACAAAATGGCGATGGCCGACGATCGAGTCGATTCGTTTTATCTACCACCGGTGACACAAAACGTGATCAAGGTTTATCCCGAAGGTTCCGCAGTGTCCTACGATGGTAAGGCAGTGCTTGATGTTTCGCTGTTGAAGTCATCCAGCAACGTCCGACAGGAGTCGATTAAAGCAGTTTCGAAGACGGAACAGTTCGTGCGAGATAATCCTCAATTCGGACCATTCCGCGGGGACATCCCTCCCATCTCCGATTACGTGGCGCCTGATGTGCATCCGATCTACGGAGTGCGAGGAGCAAATCCGGTTCAACCACCAGTTTCCGAATATGCGAACCCGCTGGTCCCCGGTGGAATCAATTCACAGGACGGCAGCAAAGATCTAAGCGTGAAACCGATCTCCACGAAGCTGTCCATTATTAAACCTGTCGAAGAGCAGCCCGAACAAACTCGGAAGAAACGCGATGCTCATCACCACCCGGATCACGATGGGGACAAACTGGATGAAGGCTGGGAAGAGCAGCAGAAAACGAACGGTGCTACGAAAGAAACTGTTGCAACTCTTCTCTTTGCCGTCACTTCTCTGATACTCCTCCGAAGATCGCTTTGAAGCTCATCGTAGGCGTGTCTTTATTATCATTGTTTTGGTTTAAGTATTACTAGGTAAGTTTTATTTAATGCAAAAAAGCGACCGTTTCAAAATTGTGCGCAAAATTACACTGTAAATAATCGAACAAGCCTCCCCCTTAGATCTTAAGTCTGCGTTTAATCATTCTGATGACCTCCTCCTGACCCATCAACCGTGCGTAATCCAGTGGCATCAGTCTGTTGCGGTCACGGACCTTCAACGGGCACTTTTTCTCTATCAAATGCTTGATAATCTCAGCATCGACACGCATGAAAATCGCCCGGAAAATTAATGTCCAACTACATCGATCGCGTGCCTCCGAGCTACAGCCGTGAGACAGTACGAACTTGAGCGTGTGAAGATCATTGGCATCCACTGCGTAGTGCCCAGCCGTCATGCCAATGCAGTTAGCTGAGGTCAAATCAGCCCCGTGTTCGATCAGGTGCCGAGCGATCTtaacatttttgttgtaaattgCTAGCTGAAAGTAAGAACAAACGTTAAACCAAATATCAAATCGGTTGTTGGACGTCTTACGTGAAGGGGAGTCTCTCCGTTAATCGGCAATCCAAGGTGAACATTGGCTCCGAACTCCAGCAGAAGATCTACGATTTCCAGATTGTTGTTCCTTACTGCCTGATACAGTAGTGTCTCACCGTTGACCGGCACATTAACTAGATCCGGTTTGACACTGAGAAACTTGCGAACAAGAGCCGATTGACTTTTCTTTACTGCTCTGAACAGTGCCACCGCTGACGGAACATCCGGTAGAGTGAATGATTTAAATATTCTCGACCGACACAGGTAAGTGAAACTACCGTCCTCCTCATTCTGTCTGAGCACGTTGATACGGAACGAATAGCACAGATTTTGTTCGAGATTTCGAACCACAACCGACCATCCTTTGCCCCAGTGAACCACGTCCCAGCGGTTACGCCTGCAGCTGTAGCACTTTTCCACCTTGAACAAGTCGAACGGTTCGCACAGCTGTAATGGCTCGGGAAAGTCCCAACGCAAACCGATGGCCGACGTGGTCTGTTTCGTGAGATACACGTCCAGGCAGTCATCGGAATGGATGAGTTTTTCCTCCGGTGGATTGGCCATTGATGGGAGGTCGAGTTAAAGGAATATAGAAAAATGTGATTCTAAGAGTGGCGGGAACTTGTTGGATCGATAGGTGAGCAAAAAGCATGCGTGGAAAAGGTTCGAAGCGAAAATGAAGCTTTCTGAATTCGAAATATTAACACTGGTGGCGCATTCTAGTGGGGAAAAAACGAATAATCAACACGATGTACGGCTTTGTCTGTCTGTGGTGAGTGGTGAATTGTAATAAAGCTTGCAGAAACTGGTTTCATTCATTCTTTTGGATttagtcattttttttttagttttttcggaAATCGATCCTGACCATTAATTGCCTATTTTGCTGAAATTTTAACACTTGGtacttttttaataatttaataatttaatttaatttttaattcatttccttacgaatgatttaatttttacatttgaAAACAGgttttaacactcggaataccaagggggtaaaaagttacgcggactaccaagggggtctaaaaaaatgggaacgcttactttaaccgctcatatctcagccgttacatagtcgatttcaaatctgtcttcaccaatagaaagatatgtcttttgtgaatacgtcaaataaaaaaaatagaagaatagagttgtctaccgtaagttacagtaaaaagagtataacaaagtcagtgagaaaaaaaatgggaacgcttctttgacttgccatatcttagctgtttgttcacaaattttaaatctttcttcaccattggataggtaaatcttttataaaaacagtgaacaaagaatgatggaaagcaaatttgtatatctgaagtaattgtaaaaaaagtaattgagagtcagtgcagacgaaatgagtttttctgttcaaacaatcgtatcacgaccatttgtcagccaatttcaattttccttacaccaatgcaatccttagagcttctagacttgtaatatatgcaataaatagtagattttcaaaaattactgtactttttcgagtttttaggagtaAAGAtctttacaatgtacgtggcatacggttgattgaaattctttgcgacttgttagttttacggtttgaaaattacctatttactcaatagttctacatattatacatggatattattatatcaaaatgtttgcacaaacgtggagaaacacaatattgtatgtaagttacttaataatagagtgtgttaggacgattcagtaaatacgaagaagttcagaatttaaaatattcgtcatataacttcaaatttgaagcgatggcctatacattttaatacaccaatcgattgtaattgatggcggctacaatttctgaaaaaagacatttttatatttttctcaaaaaatagccaaaagtacgtagaagtacaaaaatttcattcagttcgcaaataacgtcgaattcaaagcgatggcctatacctttttatataccaatcgattataattgattttggttacaatttctggaagaacaatttttatattttctcaaaaatagacaaaagtacgtagaactacagtaatttcatttagttgacaaataacttcaagtattcaaatctatcacctatgcaatttatacaccaatcgtttgtaattgattttggctacaatttctgaaagaacaaatttttatattttctcaaaaaaatagccaaaaatacgtacaagtacagaaatttcatttagtgggtaaataacatcgaattctaagggatgatttatacttttttatacaccaatcgattgtaattgatttcggctacaattgttgcaagataaactttttatattttcttttaaaaaacgacaaaaatacgtagaagtacagaaatttcgtttgattggcaaataactgcaaattaaaagggatgacctacactatttatacaccaatctattgtaattgatggcggctacaatttctgaaagaacaattgtttatattttctcaaaaattagccaaaaatacgtagaagtacagaaattcgcagtgccaatcagacgaaatttctgtacttctacgtatttttgtcgttttttgggaaaatatgaaaagtttatcttgcaacaattgtagctgaaatcaattacaatcgattggtatatataaaagtgtaggccatcattttgaattttgccttatttgccaactacatcaaatttccgtacttctacgtattttgtctattttttgagaaaatataaaaatgtgttctttcaaaaattgtagccgccatcaattacaatcgattggtgtataaaaaagtataaatcatcccttagaattcgacgttatttacccactaaatgatatttctgtacttgtacgtatttttggctatttttttgagaaaatataaaaatttgttctttcagaaattgtagccaaaatcaattacaaacgattggtgtataaattgcataggtgatagatttgaatacttgaagttatttgtcaactaaatgaaattactgtagttctacgtacttttgtctatttttgagaaaatataaaaattgttcttccagaaattgtaaccaaaatcaattataatcgattggtatataaaaaggtataggccatcgctttgaattcgacgttatttgctaactaaatgaaatttctgtacttctacgtacttttggctattttttgagaaaatataaaaatgtcttttttcagaaattgtagccgccatcaattacaatcgattggtgtattaaaatgtatgggtcatcgtttcaaatttgaagttatatgacgaatattttaaaattctgaacttcttcgtatttactgaatcgtcctaacacactctattattaagtaacttacatacaatattgtgtttctccacgtttgtgcaaacattttgatataataatatccatgtataatatgtagaactattgagtaaacaggtaattttcaaaccgtaaaactaacaagtc is part of the Topomyia yanbarensis strain Yona2022 chromosome 1, ASM3024719v1, whole genome shotgun sequence genome and encodes:
- the LOC131677127 gene encoding protein Skeletor, isoforms B/C, with amino-acid sequence MLSRREFIVVAGAVAICSLISSVDALQGYYGTKIGDLSQLHHGVSGSVYAVDARTLFLKNFNYDGEGPAAYFYVGNTRAPTNKGAYRLRDERGRAGVLRKYRNEDITLSLPEGKTLRDVRWFSVWCDDFSVNFGDVVIRPDLDFPRPTKIGQLGGVHDVSSDSIVIVDAQTLLIPNFNYDGEAPDAKFWVGRGPKPSPQGIRIPDENGKETPLRRYDKKTIVLTLPGDLTVFDIGHFGVWCEAFTVDFGHARIPDQINVPPSLKMLGISPQSKLNCEVLLDDLAFEVRWAVAGESIVIQLVAKLEDGEYMAFGISPDSAKSVMVGADAAVVWVDKATGKGYAQDYYLDAKSQCSGSRGSCPDTRISENSNSIRLLNAAMVNGYSIVTYQRPLRATDHLDLPIFTNISQAIVWAIGPLNQRYEVSYHSQFLKNNKLVDFGRQPYWNCPTPESDQQKAAQESPQQRPGTSEPNRRADAMQRPRAPATARPAAKPGAWEIPPIQCDEPDDGVFYAQMGPTGGKQGYPSITGHVGWGVSWYINGLLIPEINVVRGRTYTFVTEGGHDSEVPAKYHPFYITDDPVGGYHHQEEDVRKNITIFAGVQQDRNGNLIPTGVGRLCNWVPNPDGPPADSYPSFGAYQRSLTLKCDNGEPGFISWTPDANTPDTVYYQCFTHRYLGWRINVHDSCDIAAASEIDEVYAEPDDDRINAEPSIRHESKLLPSDTFLQQHENFIQQSSEKDVIKNHKMNEEQAKDDPKLDLENDPEMTKIIEEGIRAAEDLEEKLKSNQTYGNYSVHEQGPSQTEVVHSAKPVLSSSGLPVYLRPPNSGPIFRPVKLPMRRPIAVERRPINGRPNRPFNIPQPSMIINHYQKPMSPLMRPFMQKNKLPLKAIAPILLLGEPTEIKPFRKVPPPQSMEMVVIKPTKTAQYMIPEMSPHLSMGMKMVEQNPISLPIRYNRRPIMKEPLNIKPIFKMPYDIHENKTPVDQPPNAGFEPSSVVVESGFKPIYRRKGETNAEFDDQMRHHGNLIQRRQDYDIDEAIESDALMIGSGEPQRQAFEPMFIPSPLDSMAMAQKSAEVDGKKDVVGSRLEHLSGDLKQMNVEVGEDKMAMADDRVDSFYLPPVTQNVIKVYPEGSAVSYDGKAVLDVSLLKSSSNVRQESIKAVSKTEQFVRDNPQFGPFRGDIPPISDYVAPDVHPIYGVRGANPVQPPVSEYANPLVPGGINSQDGSKDLSVKPISTKLSIIKPVEEQPEQTRKKRDAHHHPDHDGDKLDEGWEEQQKTNGATKETVATLLFAVTSLILLRRSL
- the LOC131677130 gene encoding putative ankyrin repeat protein RF_0381, translated to MANPPEEKLIHSDDCLDVYLTKQTTSAIGLRWDFPEPLQLCEPFDLFKVEKCYSCRRNRWDVVHWGKGWSVVVRNLEQNLCYSFRINVLRQNEEDGSFTYLCRSRIFKSFTLPDVPSAVALFRAVKKSQSALVRKFLSVKPDLVNVPVNGETLLYQAVRNNNLEIVDLLLEFGANVHLGLPINGETPLHLAIYNKNVKIARHLIEHGADLTSANCIGMTAGHYAVDANDLHTLKFVLSHGCSSEARDRCSWTLIFRAIFMRVDAEIIKHLIEKKCPLKVRDRNRLMPLDYARLMGQEEVIRMIKRRLKI